The Agromyces mariniharenae genome includes a window with the following:
- a CDS encoding amino acid ABC transporter permease has translation MTAQLIPDRPTAVRRQDRAPRYAAAFLYDEPGPRAKRRHLIGSIVSCAVFAVVVGLGLWQFASHGQLDAEKWVPFTDPAVWQYLLVGLMGTLEATVVVAVLGSALGVVLAFGRMSHRPWIRGLSGAYIEIARTVPVLLVIYLMLFGLPQIGINVPTLWKLAIPLTIANSAVFAEIIRAGVLSLPRGQREAALSLGLRSAQATRLVVLPQAVRNVTPSLVTQLVSLMKDTSLGFIVAFTELLYRGQVLATYLHLLIPTYLVVTLIYLVVNGSLSALAAHLQHRLHRTGSPLPRLPRLPALSGAARKAS, from the coding sequence ATGACCGCCCAGCTCATCCCCGACCGCCCGACGGCCGTCCGCCGCCAGGACCGGGCACCCCGGTACGCCGCCGCCTTCCTCTACGACGAGCCCGGGCCGCGTGCGAAGCGCCGTCACCTCATCGGCTCCATCGTGAGCTGCGCCGTGTTCGCGGTCGTCGTCGGCCTCGGGCTGTGGCAGTTCGCCTCCCACGGGCAGCTCGACGCCGAGAAATGGGTCCCCTTCACCGATCCCGCCGTCTGGCAGTACCTGCTGGTCGGTCTCATGGGCACGCTCGAGGCCACCGTGGTGGTCGCGGTGCTCGGGTCGGCCCTCGGCGTCGTGCTCGCGTTCGGTCGCATGAGCCACCGCCCATGGATCCGCGGCCTGAGCGGCGCGTACATCGAGATCGCCCGCACCGTGCCCGTGCTGCTCGTGATCTACCTCATGCTGTTCGGACTTCCGCAGATCGGCATCAACGTGCCCACGCTGTGGAAGCTCGCCATCCCGCTCACGATCGCGAACTCCGCCGTGTTCGCCGAGATCATCAGGGCGGGCGTCCTGAGCCTGCCGCGCGGACAGCGGGAGGCGGCGCTCAGCCTCGGGCTGCGCTCCGCGCAGGCCACGCGACTCGTCGTGCTGCCCCAGGCCGTGCGCAACGTGACGCCGTCGCTCGTGACCCAGCTCGTGAGCCTCATGAAGGACACGTCGCTCGGGTTCATCGTGGCCTTCACCGAACTGCTCTACCGCGGCCAGGTCCTCGCGACGTACCTCCACCTGCTCATCCCGACCTACCTCGTGGTGACGCTCATCTACCTCGTCGTCAACGGAAGCCTCTCCGCGCTCGCGGCGCACCTGCAGCACCGCCTGCATCGCACGGGCTCGCCGCTGCCACGACTCCCTCGTCTCCCCGCCCTCTCGGGCGCCGCCAGGAAGGCCTCGTGA
- a CDS encoding MarR family winged helix-turn-helix transcriptional regulator yields MATDTRWLNTEESAAWVRLIALAELLPGALDAQLLRDAGLTHFEYVALMSLADAPNRTMRMTELASRTNATLPRLSHVARRLEERGLIERFPCPEDRRATNATITRAGLDLLASAAPGHVDTVRANVLDALSPEQLEQLYQIAGAVLTRLDPDERLTATSCQFSEGPAAARMG; encoded by the coding sequence ATGGCGACCGACACGAGATGGCTCAACACCGAGGAATCGGCCGCTTGGGTGCGCCTCATCGCGCTCGCCGAACTGCTGCCCGGTGCGCTCGACGCCCAGCTCCTGCGCGACGCCGGGCTCACGCACTTCGAGTACGTGGCGCTCATGTCGCTGGCGGATGCCCCGAACCGCACGATGCGCATGACCGAGCTCGCCTCTCGCACCAACGCGACGCTCCCCCGCCTCTCGCACGTCGCCCGCCGCCTCGAGGAGCGAGGACTCATCGAGCGCTTTCCGTGCCCCGAGGATCGCCGCGCGACCAACGCGACCATCACGAGGGCGGGTCTCGACCTGCTCGCCTCGGCAGCGCCGGGTCACGTCGACACCGTGCGCGCGAACGTGCTCGACGCGCTCTCGCCCGAGCAGCTCGAGCAGCTCTACCAGATCGCGGGCGCCGTGCTCACCCGGCTCGACCCCGACGAGCGCCTCACGGCCACCTCGTGCCAGTTCAGCGAGGGTCCGGCCGCCGCCCGCATGGGCTGA
- a CDS encoding ROK family protein produces the protein MTAPNRPRAVLAVDLGGTTMKGAVVDEFGRTLAQRTLLTPSHDVELALVELFTELRDLAVAAATIPVGAAVVTPGSVDESRGVVRYASNLGWQDMPLLDVLASALSLPVAVGHDVRSAGLAEQRFGAARGREDFVLIPIGTGVAAAVVTGGGTVTGATGAAGEFGHIPVIAGGEPCACGQRGCLEVYVSGAGLARRYAAAGGGERSSREIADRLGSDAIADRVWSEAVDVLAQGLNILTLLLDPGVIVLGGGFSRAGDALLEPLAERMTAGLAWRERPEVLTSELADEAGRIGAAILAFGAAGLGDVIDTWSAASVIGPSQATTRRSPAPVP, from the coding sequence ATGACCGCCCCGAACCGTCCCCGGGCCGTCCTCGCGGTCGACCTCGGCGGCACCACGATGAAGGGCGCGGTCGTCGACGAGTTCGGGCGAACCCTCGCGCAGCGGACCCTCCTGACCCCGTCGCACGACGTCGAGCTCGCGCTGGTCGAGCTGTTCACCGAACTGCGCGACCTCGCCGTGGCCGCGGCGACGATCCCGGTGGGCGCGGCGGTCGTGACGCCGGGGTCGGTCGACGAGTCGCGCGGCGTGGTGCGGTACGCGTCGAACCTCGGCTGGCAGGACATGCCGCTGCTCGACGTGCTCGCTTCAGCTCTCTCGTTGCCGGTGGCCGTGGGTCACGACGTGCGGTCGGCGGGTCTCGCCGAGCAGCGATTCGGCGCGGCGCGGGGCCGCGAGGACTTCGTGCTCATCCCGATCGGCACCGGGGTGGCCGCCGCGGTGGTGACCGGCGGGGGCACGGTGACCGGGGCGACGGGCGCCGCCGGCGAATTCGGCCACATCCCGGTGATCGCCGGCGGTGAGCCGTGCGCCTGCGGCCAGCGCGGATGCCTCGAGGTCTACGTCTCGGGCGCCGGCCTCGCCAGGCGGTACGCGGCGGCCGGCGGCGGCGAACGCAGCTCCCGCGAGATCGCCGACCGCCTCGGATCGGATGCCATCGCCGATCGCGTCTGGTCGGAGGCGGTCGACGTGCTGGCCCAGGGCCTCAACATCCTCACCCTGCTGCTCGACCCCGGCGTCATCGTGCTCGGCGGCGGGTTCTCGCGCGCGGGCGACGCGCTGCTCGAGCCGCTCGCCGAGCGGATGACCGCGGGCCTGGCGTGGCGCGAGCGTCCCGAGGTGCTCACGAGCGAGCTCGCCGACGAGGCGGGCCGCATCGGCGCCGCGATCCTCGCGTTCGGGGCGGCCGGGCTCGGCGACGTCATCGACACCTGGTCCGCGGCATCCGTCATCGGACCCTCGCAGGCGACGACCCGGCGTTCACCGGCACCGGTGCCGTGA
- a CDS encoding Gfo/Idh/MocA family protein, producing MTAHRIAIVGAGRMATAHAGAWRRAGLGDAIAYVVSPRTRPQLEAAPLARWVTHLDDVLADEAVDILSVCTPTPSHAEIAIEALRHGRNVLLEKPIALTVADAEAVAEAARRSTGVLMVAQVVRFMHRYAELVDRVADGSVGRARAVRAARLSSGPPSGSWFDDERSSGGVLVDFAIHDFDQANLLLGTPVAVRSVRVGESAGGFGAPVATTVEYAGGGVAQVLSVADLPADSEFRTALEIVGTTGTDAIASVDSADPPDDPFLSQARYFLECVESSADPRRCPTEDAIAALRVALAARTSLATDARVPLVD from the coding sequence ATGACGGCGCACCGCATCGCCATCGTCGGCGCCGGGCGCATGGCGACGGCGCACGCCGGCGCATGGCGCCGGGCCGGGCTCGGCGACGCGATCGCCTACGTCGTGTCCCCCCGCACCCGACCGCAGCTCGAGGCGGCGCCGCTCGCCCGCTGGGTCACCCACCTCGACGACGTGCTCGCCGACGAGGCGGTCGACATCCTCTCGGTGTGCACGCCCACCCCGTCCCATGCCGAGATCGCGATCGAGGCGCTCCGCCATGGACGGAACGTGCTGCTCGAGAAGCCCATCGCGCTGACCGTGGCCGACGCCGAGGCGGTCGCGGAGGCCGCCCGTCGCAGTACGGGTGTGCTGATGGTCGCGCAGGTCGTCCGGTTCATGCACCGGTACGCGGAACTCGTCGACCGGGTCGCCGACGGATCGGTCGGCAGGGCGCGCGCGGTCCGCGCCGCCCGACTCTCGTCGGGCCCGCCCAGCGGGTCGTGGTTCGACGATGAACGGAGTTCGGGCGGGGTCCTGGTCGACTTCGCCATCCACGACTTCGACCAGGCGAACCTGCTGCTCGGCACCCCGGTCGCGGTGCGCAGCGTCCGTGTCGGCGAGAGCGCCGGCGGCTTCGGCGCACCGGTCGCGACGACCGTGGAGTACGCCGGCGGCGGTGTCGCCCAGGTCTTGAGCGTCGCCGACCTGCCCGCCGATTCCGAGTTCCGCACCGCACTCGAGATCGTGGGAACGACCGGAACCGACGCGATCGCCTCGGTCGACTCCGCCGACCCGCCCGACGACCCGTTCCTCTCGCAGGCCCGGTACTTCCTGGAGTGCGTCGAGTCGAGCGCCGACCCTCGCCGATGCCCGACGGAGGACGCGATCGCGGCCCTCCGCGTCGCGCTCGCCGCGCGCACGTCGCTCGCGACGGATGCGCGCGTCCCGCTCGTCGACTGA
- a CDS encoding asparaginase, which translates to MPHPSTAHPTDPALAELAVVERSGMIESRHFGSIVAIGPDGETLLELGAPDARILPRSTVKPLQALACLTEGAELRGPELAIAAGSHTGEDEHVRVVADLLDRAGLDESALGCPADRPEDEPTFERLLRAGAARTPIRMNCSGKHAAMLLACAANGWSTHDYLDHGHPVQQAVRRTMAQVTGVPVARDAVDGCGAPLFDTTVRGLAQAFRALVLAGPATPAGQVAAAMRAHPFHVGGTGHQNTRLMETVPGALAKGGAEGVIGVAAPDGTAVAMKVVDGSPRATTLLALAVLGALGVDVSGAGELARVPVLGGGRPVGAIGVGADLDAALRVRVAAR; encoded by the coding sequence ATGCCCCACCCGTCCACCGCGCACCCGACCGATCCCGCGCTCGCCGAGCTCGCGGTCGTCGAACGCTCTGGCATGATCGAGAGCCGTCACTTCGGCTCGATCGTCGCGATCGGACCCGACGGCGAGACGCTGCTCGAACTCGGAGCTCCCGACGCGCGCATCCTTCCGCGCTCGACGGTGAAGCCGCTGCAGGCGCTCGCGTGCCTGACCGAGGGCGCCGAGCTCCGCGGCCCCGAGCTCGCGATCGCCGCGGGCAGCCACACGGGCGAGGACGAGCACGTGCGCGTGGTCGCCGACCTCCTCGACCGCGCCGGCCTCGACGAATCCGCGCTCGGTTGCCCGGCCGATCGTCCGGAGGACGAGCCGACCTTCGAGCGGCTCCTCCGCGCCGGTGCGGCGAGGACGCCCATCCGCATGAACTGCTCGGGCAAGCATGCCGCGATGCTCCTCGCGTGCGCCGCGAACGGCTGGTCGACGCACGACTACCTCGACCACGGCCATCCCGTCCAGCAGGCCGTGCGCCGCACGATGGCGCAGGTCACCGGCGTCCCCGTCGCCCGCGACGCCGTCGACGGGTGCGGGGCGCCGCTCTTCGACACGACGGTCCGAGGACTGGCGCAGGCGTTCCGTGCGCTCGTCCTCGCCGGCCCGGCGACGCCGGCGGGCCAGGTCGCAGCCGCCATGCGCGCGCACCCGTTCCACGTCGGCGGCACGGGCCACCAGAACACCCGGCTCATGGAGACGGTGCCAGGCGCGCTGGCCAAGGGCGGCGCCGAGGGCGTGATCGGCGTCGCGGCGCCCGACGGCACCGCCGTCGCGATGAAGGTCGTCGACGGCAGTCCGCGGGCCACGACGCTGCTGGCCCTCGCCGTGCTCGGCGCGCTCGGCGTCGACGTCTCCGGCGCGGGCGAGCTCGCCCGGGTTCCGGTGCTCGGCGGCGGCCGTCCCGTCGGCGCGATCGGCGTCGGCGCCGACCTCGACGCGGCGCTGCGCGTGCGCGTGGCCGCACGATGA
- a CDS encoding copper homeostasis protein CutC has protein sequence MTLLEVCLDDVDGAPVAEAAGADRLELCAALGDGGITPSAGTVAAVFDRVHRVGVQVLVRQRPGDFVYSSAELEAMAADIRMIRALPRPAAVRLGFVVGALMPDGTIDRAATERLVAVARDVPVTFHKAFDQTPDQFAALDQLVDLGVERVLTSGGAASASEGSARLAALVSHASGRIAVLAGGGVRPDNVEALVRTTGVREVHLRPGAAVPSAAIASTIDASPTARSYDSGHRIATSGVLVARMRAVLDHTMACA, from the coding sequence ATGACGCTGCTCGAGGTCTGCCTCGACGACGTCGACGGCGCTCCGGTCGCAGAGGCCGCCGGAGCCGACCGCCTCGAGCTGTGCGCCGCGCTCGGCGACGGCGGCATCACCCCGAGCGCCGGCACGGTGGCCGCCGTATTCGACCGCGTGCACCGCGTCGGCGTGCAGGTGCTCGTGCGCCAGCGCCCGGGTGACTTCGTCTACAGCAGCGCCGAGCTCGAGGCGATGGCCGCCGACATCCGGATGATCCGTGCCCTGCCCCGCCCCGCCGCGGTGCGGCTCGGGTTCGTGGTCGGCGCCCTCATGCCCGATGGGACCATCGATCGCGCGGCCACCGAGCGCCTCGTGGCGGTCGCTCGCGACGTGCCGGTGACCTTCCACAAGGCGTTCGACCAGACTCCCGACCAGTTCGCAGCCCTCGACCAGCTCGTCGACCTCGGCGTCGAGCGGGTGCTCACCTCGGGTGGGGCCGCTTCCGCGAGCGAGGGCTCCGCGCGGCTCGCAGCGCTCGTCTCGCACGCCTCGGGTCGCATCGCGGTGCTCGCGGGTGGCGGGGTGCGTCCCGACAACGTGGAAGCGCTCGTGCGGACGACCGGCGTCCGCGAGGTGCACCTCCGCCCCGGCGCGGCGGTGCCCAGTGCGGCGATCGCCAGCACGATCGACGCCTCGCCCACCGCGCGGAGCTACGATTCCGGCCACCGCATCGCGACCTCGGGCGTGCTCGTCGCCCGCATGCGCGCCGTCCTCGACCACACGATGGCGTGCGCATGA
- a CDS encoding amino acid ABC transporter ATP-binding protein: MPATEPRPMVSLRGVDKYFGELHVLRHIDLTVRASEVVVVVGPSGSGKSTLCRSINRLESVDAGEIRVDGELLPVEGPALAALRADVGMVFQSFNLFAHRTVLENVTLAPVNVRRVPKAEARREAMELLDRVGIADKAGHLPAQLSGGQQQRVAIARALAMRPKVMLFDEPTSALDPEMVGEVLDVMTSLAAEGMTMIVVTHEMGFARRAADRVVFMDQGQIVEEAAPDRFFDAPDSERARSFLASVLSH, translated from the coding sequence ATGCCAGCAACGGAGCCCCGGCCCATGGTCAGCCTGCGGGGTGTCGACAAGTACTTCGGTGAGCTGCACGTGCTCAGGCACATCGACCTGACCGTCCGCGCGAGCGAGGTCGTCGTCGTGGTCGGCCCGTCGGGCTCCGGCAAGTCGACACTGTGCCGCTCCATCAATCGGCTCGAGTCCGTCGACGCGGGCGAGATCCGGGTCGACGGCGAGCTCCTTCCCGTCGAGGGACCGGCCCTCGCGGCGTTGCGCGCCGACGTCGGCATGGTGTTCCAGTCGTTCAACCTGTTCGCGCACCGCACCGTGCTCGAGAACGTGACGCTCGCGCCCGTCAACGTGCGACGCGTGCCCAAGGCCGAGGCGCGTCGGGAGGCGATGGAACTGCTCGACCGCGTCGGCATCGCCGACAAGGCCGGGCACCTGCCCGCCCAGCTCTCGGGCGGACAGCAGCAGCGTGTCGCGATCGCGCGCGCGCTCGCGATGCGTCCCAAGGTCATGCTGTTCGACGAGCCGACGTCGGCGCTCGACCCCGAGATGGTCGGCGAGGTGCTCGACGTGATGACCTCGCTCGCCGCGGAGGGGATGACGATGATCGTCGTCACCCACGAGATGGGCTTCGCGCGCCGGGCCGCGGACCGGGTCGTCTTCATGGACCAGGGGCAGATCGTCGAGGAGGCCGCCCCCGATCGGTTCTTCGATGCGCCCGACTCCGAGCGCGCCCGTTCGTTCCTGGCCTCCGTGCTGTCGCACTGA
- a CDS encoding ROK family transcriptional regulator, which translates to MNGSNDLLRHQASAGAMLGLIRSGQARSRAEIARVTGLSPTTVAQRIDVLIDAGYVREAGMGVSQGGRRPRALEVDPTTGVVCAVDLGSQHATFGLLDLSGRLIATRRERIDIADGVEPILTWMVGVADALVAEHAEPGQRLRGYGIGVPGPVDSRTGTLVSPSRMPGWNGVDVAAAVSDLTELPTVVDNDANLMALGEHGLDRSIDDLVFVKVGSSIGCGVIASGSLHHGHHGMAGDISHVTVPDAPPVLCSCGRTGCLDAVAGGRAIVRELRDAGVQVESVDDVLALARDAHPLATRMLREAGTRVGRVLATIMNFFNPQRLVLGGILGEAEAFVAGVRSAIYLECLPMITDELDIVVSQAKEHAGILGAGGLVLDRIFDVHELEAAR; encoded by the coding sequence ATGAACGGCTCGAACGACCTGCTTCGGCATCAGGCCTCGGCCGGCGCCATGCTCGGTCTCATCCGCAGCGGGCAGGCGCGTTCGCGCGCCGAGATCGCGCGCGTCACCGGACTGTCGCCCACGACGGTGGCGCAGCGCATCGACGTGCTCATCGACGCGGGCTACGTGCGCGAGGCGGGCATGGGCGTCTCGCAGGGCGGTCGCCGTCCCCGCGCGCTCGAGGTCGACCCGACGACCGGCGTCGTGTGCGCCGTCGACCTCGGCTCGCAGCACGCGACCTTCGGGCTCCTCGACCTCTCGGGCCGGCTCATCGCCACGCGTCGCGAGCGCATCGACATCGCCGACGGCGTCGAGCCCATCCTCACCTGGATGGTCGGCGTCGCCGACGCCCTCGTCGCCGAGCACGCCGAACCGGGGCAGCGCCTTCGCGGATACGGCATCGGGGTGCCGGGGCCGGTCGACTCCCGCACCGGGACGCTGGTGTCGCCCTCGCGCATGCCGGGCTGGAACGGCGTCGACGTCGCCGCCGCGGTGTCCGACCTCACCGAGCTCCCCACCGTCGTCGACAACGACGCGAACCTCATGGCGCTCGGCGAGCACGGGCTCGATCGGAGCATCGACGACCTCGTCTTCGTGAAGGTCGGGTCGAGCATCGGATGCGGCGTCATCGCGTCGGGCTCGCTGCACCACGGCCACCACGGCATGGCGGGCGACATCAGCCACGTCACCGTCCCCGACGCGCCGCCGGTGCTGTGCTCATGCGGGCGCACCGGATGCCTCGACGCCGTCGCCGGGGGCCGGGCGATCGTCCGCGAGCTCCGCGACGCCGGGGTCCAGGTCGAGAGCGTCGACGACGTCCTCGCGCTCGCGAGGGACGCGCATCCACTCGCGACCCGGATGCTCCGCGAGGCCGGCACCCGGGTCGGGCGCGTCCTCGCGACGATCATGAACTTCTTCAACCCGCAGCGCCTCGTCCTCGGCGGCATCCTCGGCGAGGCCGAGGCGTTCGTCGCGGGCGTGCGGTCGGCGATCTACCTCGAATGCCTCCCGATGATCACCGACGAGCTCGACATCGTCGTGAGCCAGGCGAAGGAGCACGCCGGCATCCTCGGCGCCGGAGGTCTCGTGCTCGACCGGATCTTCGACGTGCACGAGCTCGAAGCGGCACGATGA
- a CDS encoding ClpP family protease gives MSEHETPPPVQPIDAELTRRLFHERIIVLGEELDQAGGNRLIAQLLTLAADDPRRDIRFWINSPGGSVPAMLAIMDVMRAIPNDVTTIAVGWAASAGQFLLTAGTPGKRFALPHARILMHQGSAGIGGTAVDVELQADDLRYTRDVVLGITAELTGQPLDRITQDSLRDRWYTAEQAVDYGFIDRVVHGSEELFGGSARPVAGLRVPA, from the coding sequence ATGAGCGAACACGAGACCCCACCACCCGTCCAGCCCATCGACGCCGAGCTCACCCGGCGCCTCTTCCACGAGCGCATCATCGTGCTCGGCGAGGAGCTCGACCAGGCCGGCGGCAACCGGCTCATCGCGCAATTGCTCACCCTCGCGGCCGACGACCCGCGCCGCGACATCCGCTTCTGGATCAACTCGCCGGGCGGCTCGGTGCCCGCGATGCTCGCGATCATGGATGTGATGCGGGCCATCCCGAACGACGTGACGACGATCGCCGTCGGGTGGGCGGCGAGCGCGGGGCAGTTCCTCCTCACCGCGGGCACGCCGGGCAAGCGGTTCGCGCTGCCGCACGCGCGCATCCTCATGCACCAGGGGTCGGCGGGGATCGGCGGCACCGCGGTCGACGTCGAGCTGCAGGCCGACGACCTGCGGTACACGCGCGACGTCGTGCTCGGCATCACCGCCGAACTGACCGGCCAGCCGCTCGACCGCATCACGCAGGACTCGCTGCGCGACCGCTGGTACACCGCCGAGCAGGCGGTCGACTACGGCTTCATCGACCGCGTCGTGCACGGCTCGGAGGAGCTCTTCGGGGGCAGCGCACGACCCGTGGCCGGACTGCGGGTGCCGGCATGA
- a CDS encoding ClpP family protease, producing MSSYTIPYVVEKRGNAERTMDVYSRLLSERIVYLGTEIDDGVANVLIAQFLHLASESGDVPISLYLNSPGGSPGAALAVYDTMQHIRPDVATTCVGQAGGPAAVLLAGGAKGQRAILPHGTVTLHQPSTQGRGTVPDLILHADEVLRVRADLEAALAADTGRDVLTLRHDTDRDLILPAADAVAYGLADHVLTAPVPVNAGSSPARVR from the coding sequence ATGAGCTCGTACACCATCCCCTACGTCGTCGAGAAGCGCGGCAACGCCGAGCGCACGATGGACGTGTACAGCCGCCTGCTCTCCGAGCGCATCGTCTACCTCGGCACCGAGATCGACGACGGCGTCGCGAACGTGCTCATCGCGCAGTTCCTGCACCTCGCATCCGAGTCGGGCGACGTGCCGATCAGCCTCTACCTCAACTCCCCCGGCGGCTCGCCCGGCGCGGCGCTCGCGGTCTACGACACGATGCAGCACATCCGGCCGGATGTCGCGACGACGTGCGTCGGCCAGGCGGGCGGCCCGGCCGCGGTGCTGCTCGCGGGCGGCGCGAAGGGGCAGCGGGCGATCCTCCCCCACGGCACGGTCACGCTGCACCAGCCCTCGACGCAGGGACGCGGCACCGTGCCCGACCTCATCCTGCACGCCGACGAGGTGCTGCGCGTGCGCGCCGACCTCGAGGCGGCGCTCGCGGCCGACACCGGGCGCGACGTGCTGACGCTACGGCACGACACCGATCGCGACCTGATCCTGCCGGCGGCCGACGCGGTGGCCTACGGGCTCGCCGACCACGTGCTCACGGCACCGGTGCCGGTGAACGCCGGGTCGTCGCCTGCGAGGGTCCGATGA
- a CDS encoding glutamate ABC transporter substrate-binding protein has protein sequence MIRITRRKAVAGAALAAAALALAACSSTTSLPGDENDADAAAETSSVFADAPVAADDLILPGSTMERIRERGTLVVAEALDAPLLSQQNPTDPDSVEGFDADLAKLLAIYILGEPNVEIVPPATETREAMLQNDTVDVVFNTYTITPERAEQVSFAGPYFESGLAVAVKSDNDEIKGIEDLDGKEVIVGANTPAVTAVPEQAPTANVTAFATDPAAVQALLQGRGDAYVQDYTLLASNAANDSALKVVGTPFTKEPYGIGLKHGDDEFKSFINDWLLEIQESGHWAEAWKTTLGTVTDSDVPTAPEIGSVPGS, from the coding sequence ATGATCCGGATCACACGACGGAAGGCTGTCGCCGGCGCCGCACTGGCCGCCGCAGCCCTCGCCCTCGCCGCGTGCTCGAGCACCACGAGCCTGCCGGGCGACGAGAACGACGCGGATGCCGCGGCCGAGACGAGCTCCGTGTTCGCCGACGCGCCGGTCGCCGCGGATGACCTGATCCTGCCCGGCTCGACGATGGAGCGGATCAGGGAGCGCGGCACGCTCGTCGTGGCCGAGGCGCTCGACGCGCCGCTCCTGTCCCAGCAGAACCCGACCGACCCCGACAGCGTCGAGGGCTTCGACGCCGACCTCGCGAAGCTCCTCGCGATCTACATCCTGGGCGAGCCGAACGTCGAGATCGTCCCGCCGGCCACCGAGACGCGCGAGGCGATGCTCCAGAACGACACGGTCGACGTCGTGTTCAACACGTACACGATCACGCCCGAGCGCGCCGAGCAGGTCTCGTTCGCGGGCCCGTACTTCGAGTCAGGCCTGGCCGTCGCGGTCAAGAGCGACAACGACGAGATCAAGGGCATCGAGGACCTCGACGGCAAGGAGGTCATCGTCGGTGCGAACACGCCCGCCGTCACCGCCGTGCCCGAGCAGGCGCCCACGGCCAACGTCACCGCGTTCGCGACGGACCCGGCCGCCGTGCAGGCACTCCTCCAGGGCCGCGGCGACGCGTACGTGCAGGACTACACGCTGCTCGCGAGCAATGCGGCCAACGACTCCGCGCTGAAGGTCGTCGGCACGCCCTTCACGAAGGAGCCCTACGGCATCGGCCTCAAGCACGGCGACGACGAGTTCAAGTCGTTCATCAACGACTGGCTGCTCGAGATCCAGGAGAGCGGCCACTGGGCCGAGGCCTGGAAGACCACCCTCGGCACCGTCACCGACTCCGACGTGCCCACCGCACCCGAGATCGGCTCCGTCCCCGGTTCCTGA
- a CDS encoding amino acid ABC transporter permease, translated as MNPLIDNLGLVLEALGTTLMMAVIAGVGSILLGVLVTVARVSPIRALRVAAFGYVQFFVNVPLLALLLLAVFALPDAGLMLPLTPTAIIVLIVYEAAYVSEAVRSGVNTVAVGQLEASRALGLTLAQSLRLVVLPQALRAVVQPIGNVMIALAMNTALAAAVGVVELTAAVNKINLVAAQPILIFSSAGIIYMGIALAIGLAAGRVERKVAIVR; from the coding sequence ATGAATCCCCTCATCGACAACCTCGGCCTCGTGCTCGAGGCGCTCGGCACGACCCTCATGATGGCGGTCATCGCGGGCGTCGGCTCCATCCTGCTGGGCGTGCTCGTCACCGTGGCCCGGGTGAGCCCCATCCGCGCCCTCCGGGTCGCCGCCTTCGGGTACGTGCAGTTCTTCGTCAACGTGCCGCTGCTCGCCCTCCTGCTGCTCGCGGTGTTCGCACTGCCCGACGCCGGGCTCATGCTGCCGCTCACGCCGACCGCGATCATCGTGCTCATCGTCTACGAGGCCGCCTACGTCTCGGAGGCCGTGCGCAGCGGCGTGAACACGGTCGCCGTCGGGCAGCTCGAGGCGTCCCGGGCACTCGGACTCACGCTCGCGCAATCGCTGCGCCTCGTGGTGCTTCCCCAGGCGCTCCGCGCGGTCGTGCAGCCGATCGGCAATGTCATGATCGCGCTCGCCATGAACACGGCCCTCGCCGCCGCGGTCGGCGTGGTCGAACTGACCGCCGCCGTGAACAAGATCAACCTCGTGGCCGCCCAGCCCATCCTCATCTTCTCGAGCGCCGGCATCATCTACATGGGCATCGCGCTCGCCATCGGGCTCGCCGCCGGCAGGGTCGAACGAAAGGTGGCGATCGTCCGATGA